From the Clostridium putrefaciens genome, one window contains:
- a CDS encoding prepilin peptidase, with protein MKIFLYIAIFILGAIIGSFLNVCIYRIPLSESISYPPSHCTNCNVKLKWYDLIPMFSYLLLRGKCKYCKEKISLKYLMIEFLTAAVFVLTYINYGLSLHFIKYNILWCFLIIISIIDVEFQDVYVKTTIPGIVIGVILAIIENFVYSTPFWNYIIGGVIAGGVIALIVYITGGMGKGDIEIAALCGIFIGWKYSIMMIFLSFVIGAIIGLILIISKKRGRKDYIAFGPFLALSTLFTALYGADILNLYVKLIT; from the coding sequence ATGAAAATCTTTTTATATATTGCTATTTTTATACTTGGTGCAATTATTGGAAGCTTCTTAAACGTTTGCATATATAGAATCCCACTTAGTGAATCTATATCGTACCCTCCATCTCACTGCACTAATTGCAATGTAAAACTAAAATGGTATGACCTTATTCCAATGTTTAGTTACTTACTACTAAGAGGTAAATGTAAATATTGCAAAGAAAAGATATCTCTTAAATACCTTATGATAGAATTTTTAACAGCTGCGGTATTTGTACTTACTTATATTAATTATGGTCTATCATTACATTTTATAAAATATAATATATTATGGTGCTTTTTGATAATAATTTCTATTATTGATGTCGAATTTCAAGACGTATACGTTAAAACTACAATCCCTGGTATAGTTATTGGTGTTATTCTAGCCATTATTGAAAACTTTGTTTATTCTACACCTTTTTGGAATTATATTATAGGTGGCGTCATAGCGGGGGGGGTAATAGCCTTAATAGTCTATATAACAGGTGGAATGGGAAAGGGAGATATTGAAATTGCAGCCCTTTGCGGAATATTTATAGGATGGAAGTATTCTATAATGATGATTTTTCTTTCGTTTGTTATAGGGGCAATAATTGGACTTATATTAATTATTTCTAAAAAAAGGGGCAGGAAAGACTATATTGCATTTGGACCCTTTTTAGCTTTAAGTACATTATTTACAGCTCTTTATGGAGCGGATATTTTGAATCTATATGTTAAATTAATCACATAA
- a CDS encoding YbgA family protein has product MDGIYKPKVVVSRCLGFSACRYNGDTVSNKFVSNLKDYVEYNTVCPEVGIGLGVPRDSVRLVSKEDKITLYQPKTGNTYTKEMEDYSLEFLDSIKDVDGFILKGRSPTCGIKDVKIYLGQEKSSGSTKGAGIFAREVMKRYPYLAIEEEGRLTNFRIREHFLTKLYIMFKFRQVKETRSMASLVKFQSDNKYLLMAYNQKEQKVLGRIVANHDKRSFDEMVEEYREHLGYSFRTLPRYTNYINTLMHIFGYFSDNLSSNEKVFVLGTFDKYKDSKVPLSVPMNLLRSYVIKYEQSYLLDQTIWQPYPEELVDISDTGKIDNL; this is encoded by the coding sequence ATGGATGGAATTTACAAACCAAAGGTAGTAGTAAGTAGATGCTTAGGTTTTAGTGCTTGTAGATATAATGGTGATACTGTGTCAAATAAGTTTGTAAGCAATTTAAAAGATTATGTAGAATATAATACTGTTTGCCCGGAAGTTGGAATTGGCCTTGGAGTGCCAAGAGATTCTGTTAGGTTAGTTTCAAAGGAAGACAAAATAACTTTATACCAACCTAAGACAGGTAATACCTACACAAAGGAGATGGAAGATTACTCATTAGAATTTTTAGATTCAATTAAAGATGTTGATGGATTTATTCTTAAAGGTAGATCTCCAACCTGTGGTATTAAGGATGTAAAGATATATTTAGGACAGGAAAAGTCTTCAGGTTCTACTAAAGGTGCTGGGATTTTTGCAAGAGAAGTTATGAAAAGGTATCCTTACCTTGCTATTGAAGAAGAGGGTAGGCTCACTAATTTTAGGATAAGAGAACACTTTCTTACAAAGTTATATATAATGTTTAAATTTCGTCAGGTTAAAGAAACGAGGTCTATGGCAAGTTTAGTTAAATTTCAATCAGATAATAAGTACCTTCTTATGGCTTATAATCAAAAGGAGCAAAAGGTGCTAGGGAGAATAGTTGCAAATCATGATAAAAGGTCCTTTGATGAAATGGTAGAGGAGTATAGGGAACATCTAGGATATTCATTTAGAACACTTCCTAGATACACTAATTATATAAATACTCTAATGCATATATTTGGTTACTTTTCAGATAATCTTTCATCAAATGAAAAGGTATTTGTATTAGGTACCTTTGATAAATACAAGGACTCAAAGGTGCCTTTAAGTGTACCTATGAATCTTTTAAGATCATATGTAATTAAGTATGAGCAATCCTACTTACTAGATCAAACCATTTGGCAACCTTATCCTGAAGAATTAGTTGATATAAGTGATACAGGGAAGATAGATAATTTATAG
- a CDS encoding deoxyribodipyrimidine photo-lyase: MILEKRIKSLNNKIITDNPYVVYWMQSSQRTEYNHALEYSIIKANSLKKPLIVYFGLMDGFPEANERHYYFMLEGLKEVKEELAKRGIKMLIRRVSPEIGALEISCFAALMVVDRGYLRVERSWREFLAKNVTCPVIEVETNVIVPIEDASPKEEYSAATLRSKISKKLETYTLPLSERKCDVMSINRDLPFENYDIEDIDKVICSLDIDKNVKRSSYYKGGTKTAKLLLEDFILNKLPYYTKLKNHPGEKYSSDLSPYLHFGQISPLYIYNELIYVNIEGKRDFLEELIVRRELSMNFVFYNNKYDSYDCLPNWSKATLEKHLLDEREFIYSIDELEMAKTHDEYWNTAQMEMVITGKMHGYMRMYWGKKILEWSKTPKEAFESAIYLNNKYLLDGRDPNAFTGVAWCFGKHDRPWRERNVFGTVRYMNDKGLKRKFNMEKYTERTY, from the coding sequence GTGATTTTAGAAAAAAGAATTAAAAGTTTAAACAATAAAATTATAACTGATAACCCATACGTTGTTTATTGGATGCAAAGCTCACAAAGGACTGAATATAACCATGCATTAGAGTATTCTATAATTAAGGCTAATAGTTTAAAAAAGCCTTTAATTGTATATTTCGGATTAATGGATGGATTTCCAGAGGCTAATGAAAGGCATTATTATTTTATGCTAGAAGGATTAAAGGAAGTAAAAGAAGAACTAGCAAAAAGAGGTATTAAAATGCTCATTAGAAGGGTATCTCCTGAAATTGGGGCCTTAGAAATTTCATGTTTTGCTGCTTTAATGGTGGTGGATAGAGGGTATTTAAGAGTTGAGAGGTCATGGCGGGAGTTTTTAGCTAAAAATGTTACGTGTCCTGTAATTGAGGTAGAGACAAATGTCATAGTACCTATAGAGGATGCTTCTCCAAAGGAAGAGTATTCAGCGGCTACCCTTAGAAGTAAGATAAGCAAAAAGTTAGAAACCTATACATTGCCACTTAGTGAAAGAAAATGTGATGTTATGTCTATTAATAGGGACCTTCCTTTTGAAAATTATGATATAGAAGATATTGATAAAGTTATTTGTAGTTTAGATATTGATAAAAATGTAAAGAGGTCGTCTTATTACAAAGGTGGTACTAAGACTGCTAAATTGTTACTAGAAGATTTCATTTTGAACAAACTACCTTATTATACCAAGCTTAAAAATCATCCAGGGGAAAAGTATAGTTCTGATTTAAGCCCATACCTTCATTTTGGGCAAATTTCACCATTATATATATATAATGAGTTAATATATGTAAATATAGAAGGGAAAAGGGACTTCTTAGAAGAATTAATAGTTAGAAGAGAGCTTAGTATGAACTTTGTTTTTTATAATAATAAATATGATTCTTATGACTGTCTTCCAAATTGGTCAAAGGCTACCCTTGAAAAGCATTTATTGGATGAAAGAGAGTTTATTTATTCTATAGATGAATTAGAGATGGCTAAAACTCATGATGAATATTGGAATACTGCACAAATGGAAATGGTTATTACAGGAAAGATGCATGGGTATATGAGGATGTATTGGGGTAAAAAGATATTAGAGTGGAGTAAGACACCAAAGGAAGCCTTTGAGTCAGCTATATATTTAAACAATAAGTATCTTTTAGATGGAAGGGATCCAAATGCATTTACTGGTGTTGCTTGGTGCTTTGGAAAGCATGATAGGCCCTGGCGTGAAAGAAATGTATTTGGTACAGTTAGATATATGAATGATAAAGGATTAAAAAGAAAGTTTAACATGGAAAAGTATACTGAAAGAACTTATTGA
- a CDS encoding MerR family transcriptional regulator codes for MEYKVKDLGDIAGVTAKTIRYYDKIGILKASKVNSLGHRIYCEDEVDRLQQILLYRELDVYLDVTKEIITSSTFDSMAALKEHKENLIKKRDRLDLLISTVENTIALKEGSISISDEERFKGFKKNIIEDKKDMYGEEAREMYGKKSVSTAKEKVMSIQGAKYDRPISLETEIKTTLAEAFKSADPSSELAQKAADLHRQWIASYWGKYTKKAHADLARMYPKDERFKEYYDNKQVGTAAFLRDAILIYTGFDE; via the coding sequence ATGGAGTATAAAGTAAAAGATTTAGGTGATATAGCAGGGGTAACAGCTAAAACTATAAGGTATTATGATAAAATTGGGATTCTTAAAGCTTCAAAAGTTAATTCTTTAGGTCATCGTATCTATTGTGAGGATGAAGTTGATAGATTGCAACAAATATTGTTATATAGGGAATTAGATGTGTATCTAGATGTTACAAAGGAAATTATAACATCATCTACATTTGATAGTATGGCTGCACTTAAAGAACATAAGGAAAACTTGATTAAAAAAAGAGATCGACTAGACTTGCTAATATCTACTGTAGAGAACACTATTGCTTTAAAAGAAGGTTCAATAAGCATAAGTGATGAAGAAAGATTTAAAGGGTTTAAAAAGAATATTATTGAAGACAAAAAGGATATGTACGGGGAAGAAGCTAGAGAAATGTATGGAAAAAAGTCCGTTAGTACAGCAAAAGAAAAAGTAATGAGTATACAAGGGGCTAAATATGATAGACCAATAAGTCTTGAGACGGAAATAAAAACAACCTTAGCTGAAGCCTTTAAAAGTGCTGACCCATCCTCAGAATTAGCTCAAAAGGCAGCGGACTTGCATAGGCAATGGATAGCGAGTTACTGGGGTAAATATACCAAAAAGGCACATGCAGATCTTGCTAGAATGTATCCAAAGGATGAAAGATTTAAAGAGTATTATGATAATAAGCAAGTGGGTACTGCTGCTTTTTTAAGAGATGCGATTTTAATTTATACAGGATTTGATGAATAA
- the hcp gene encoding hydroxylamine reductase: MFCYQCEQTAGGKGCTKLGVCGKTPEIANLQDLLIYQLKGISCYAKGIMEEGKTIDKEVVRFVENGLFTTLTNVNFDAKFHVKLLKESQKIKEKIRNEAPKKSYPEAAEYNLSDTKEEMLKDSIKAGIMYDQSIDADIRSLRSTILYGLKGVAAYGHQARFIGYNNEQVDNFYFLGLECTTNNNLTLQDMITMTMRTGDMSVQVMKTLDEANTTRYKNPSPHKVNVNIKKGPFIIVSGHDLRDLEMLLQQTEGKGINIYTHGEMLPAHGYPELKKYKHLVGNYGSAWQNQQKEFDGIPGCILMTTNCLMRPRETYKDRIFTTSVVGWDGLKSIEVSEDGTKDFSEIINKALELGGFKEDEEVKEILVGFGHHATLSHADTIVNAVKEGKLRHFFLIGGCDGARPGRNYYTDFAKMVPEDCIILTLACGKYRFNKLDFGTVAGLPRLLDVGQCNDAYSAVRISTALADAFDTDVNSLPLTIILSWYEQKAVADLLALLSLGIKGIYLGPSLPAFISPNVLQYLVDTFDIKPISTPEDDLKNALKQAN; encoded by the coding sequence ATGTTTTGCTATCAATGTGAACAAACGGCAGGAGGAAAAGGATGTACAAAGCTTGGGGTTTGTGGAAAGACACCAGAAATTGCAAACTTACAAGACTTATTAATATATCAACTAAAAGGAATATCCTGCTATGCAAAGGGTATAATGGAAGAAGGTAAAACCATTGATAAAGAAGTGGTTAGATTTGTAGAGAATGGTTTATTTACCACATTAACAAATGTAAACTTTGATGCAAAGTTTCATGTAAAGTTACTAAAGGAATCACAAAAGATAAAAGAAAAGATAAGAAATGAAGCACCAAAGAAAAGTTACCCAGAGGCTGCCGAATATAATTTAAGTGATACAAAAGAGGAAATGCTAAAGGACTCTATTAAAGCTGGAATTATGTATGATCAAAGTATTGATGCAGATATAAGATCTTTAAGATCAACAATACTATATGGATTAAAAGGTGTTGCAGCTTATGGTCATCAAGCAAGATTTATAGGATATAATAATGAGCAAGTTGATAATTTTTATTTTTTAGGATTAGAATGTACTACAAATAATAATTTAACACTTCAAGATATGATAACTATGACCATGAGGACAGGGGATATGAGCGTACAAGTAATGAAGACATTAGATGAAGCTAACACTACAAGATATAAGAATCCATCACCTCATAAAGTTAATGTTAACATTAAAAAGGGGCCATTCATAATTGTATCAGGCCATGATCTAAGAGACTTAGAGATGTTACTTCAGCAAACAGAGGGCAAGGGCATTAATATTTATACTCACGGAGAAATGTTACCAGCACATGGATATCCAGAACTTAAAAAATACAAACATTTAGTAGGTAATTATGGATCAGCTTGGCAAAATCAACAGAAGGAATTTGATGGAATACCAGGGTGTATTTTAATGACAACTAATTGCTTAATGAGACCAAGAGAAACATATAAAGATAGGATATTTACTACTAGTGTTGTTGGATGGGATGGATTAAAGTCTATTGAAGTTTCTGAAGATGGAACAAAGGATTTTAGTGAAATAATAAATAAAGCATTAGAACTTGGCGGGTTTAAAGAAGATGAGGAAGTAAAAGAGATTTTAGTAGGGTTTGGACATCATGCCACATTATCACATGCTGACACTATAGTTAATGCAGTTAAAGAAGGAAAGTTAAGACATTTCTTTTTAATAGGTGGTTGTGATGGAGCAAGACCTGGAAGAAACTATTATACAGACTTTGCTAAAATGGTTCCAGAAGATTGTATAATCCTTACTTTGGCTTGTGGAAAGTATAGATTCAATAAATTAGATTTTGGAACTGTAGCAGGACTCCCAAGATTATTAGATGTAGGGCAATGTAACGATGCTTATTCAGCAGTTAGAATATCTACAGCACTAGCCGATGCATTTGATACGGATGTGAATTCTCTACCACTTACAATTATACTTTCCTGGTATGAGCAAAAGGCAGTTGCTGATCTATTAGCACTGTTATCACTTGGAATAAAAGGAATATATTTAGGACCAAGTTTACCCGCATTTATATCACCAAACGTATTACAATATTTAGTGGATACTTTTGATATTAAACCAATAAGTACTCCAGAGGATGATTTAAAGAATGCACTTAAGCAAGCAAACTAA
- a CDS encoding CGGC domain-containing protein, with product MKIGIIVNEDTANRCTGKGCLDAFYKKKDSFERYEDVEVIELMAFTHSGGDINKKIEKMKANGVEVVHLSSCMRGSSEEYENLANILSENFKVVGYTHGSKDGKKNNTINLDKKDY from the coding sequence GTGAAAATAGGTATAATAGTAAACGAAGATACTGCAAATAGATGCACAGGAAAAGGCTGTTTAGATGCCTTTTATAAGAAAAAGGATTCATTTGAAAGGTATGAAGACGTTGAAGTTATAGAGTTAATGGCATTCACTCATAGCGGGGGAGATATAAATAAAAAGATTGAAAAGATGAAGGCAAATGGAGTAGAGGTAGTTCATCTTTCTAGCTGTATGAGAGGTTCTTCAGAGGAGTATGAAAATCTTGCTAACATATTATCAGAGAATTTTAAAGTAGTTGGATATACTCATGGATCTAAAGATGGGAAAAAGAACAATACCATTAATTTAGACAAAAAAGATTATTAG
- a CDS encoding NUDIX hydrolase: MSKVKIKDIKTLADTKYLKLYDAEYVNKNGDIRNWSIASRKDLSTLRGKFFNEEEDTADAVIIIATHVEEEKLVVIRQFRVPINDYVYELPAGLIDKGEDFKDSAKRELKEETGLDLLKIDYDKTKSKVYISTGMTDESVALVYCTCTGSISKEYLEADEDIDIMLLSKNEAKEVLKSNERIDIKALLMIQNFIDL, from the coding sequence ATGAGTAAGGTTAAAATAAAGGATATTAAAACACTAGCAGATACAAAGTATTTAAAGTTATATGATGCGGAATATGTAAATAAAAATGGGGATATTAGAAATTGGTCTATTGCATCTAGGAAAGACTTAAGTACATTAAGGGGTAAGTTCTTTAACGAAGAAGAAGATACCGCTGATGCTGTTATAATAATAGCAACACATGTAGAAGAGGAAAAGCTTGTGGTTATAAGACAATTTAGGGTGCCTATAAATGATTATGTTTACGAACTACCAGCGGGGCTTATAGATAAGGGTGAAGATTTTAAAGACTCTGCAAAACGTGAACTTAAAGAGGAAACTGGCCTAGATTTACTTAAGATTGATTATGATAAGACAAAGTCTAAGGTATATATTTCAACTGGAATGACGGATGAATCTGTGGCTTTAGTTTATTGTACTTGTACTGGTAGTATATCAAAGGAGTACCTAGAAGCTGATGAGGATATTGATATTATGCTACTTTCTAAAAATGAAGCTAAAGAAGTACTTAAATCTAATGAGAGGATTGATATTAAGGCCTTGCTCATGATACAAAACTTTATTGATTTATAA